A single Dermacentor albipictus isolate Rhodes 1998 colony chromosome 3, USDA_Dalb.pri_finalv2, whole genome shotgun sequence DNA region contains:
- the LOC135908482 gene encoding glutamine amidotransferase-like class 1 domain-containing protein 1 yields the protein MSSAPRLSCLIVLSGSKDGNSAPSFIQTFTLLHSTFTVQIATPGGRPLEFVNQDDQSRRWLNDFRMKVFAIPIGLHTVDPNRYSCLILPHSPGAVHDLCENKDLGHILRHFIQEKKPICAIGMGVAGLFSAMDDSDVWSFRRCTLTAVSVFELARSPDFASLPVIPEDVIKDRGALYSSSDPDEVHVVVDRHLVTGQNEQSTLTAVQNLVLLCNQKQAATRKERHQ from the exons ATGTCCTCAGCACCTCGTTTAAGCTGCCTCATCGTCTTGAGCGGCTCTAAGGATG GAAACTCGGCGCCATCGTTTATTCAAACGTTCACTCTACTGCACAGCACATTCACGGTCCAAATAGCCACGCCAGGG GGGCGTCCTTTGGAGTTCGTTAACCAAGATGACCAAAGCCGACGCTGGCTGAATGACTTTCGCATGAAAGTCTTTGCAATCCCCATTGGACTTCACACTGTAGACC CCAATCGGTACTCCTGCCTGATTCTGCCTCACAGTCCAGGAGCAGTCCATGACCTCTGCGAGAACAAAGACTTGGGTCACATCCTCAGGCATTTCATCCAAGAGAAAA AACCAATCTGTGCCATTGGTATGGGAGTTGCCGGTCTCTTCTCTGCTATGGATGACTCCGATGTGTGGAGCTTCCGCCGATGCACTTTGACTGCA GTCTCTGTATTTGAGCTTGCCCGGAGCCCCGACTTTGCCAGCCTTCCCGTGATCCCCGAGGATGTCATCAAGGATCGAGGGGCACTGTACAGCT CGAGTGACCCTGATGAAGTGCACGTGGTGGTAGACCGGCACCTGGTGACTGGCCAGAACGAGCAGTCCACACTGACCGCAGTGCAGAACCTGGTGCTGCTGTGCAACCAGAAGCAGGCGGCCACACGCAAGGAACGGCATCAATGA
- the LOC135908484 gene encoding brain acid soluble protein 1 homolog: MPATRSRPSTEQAEVVSEEVKKDVEASPVKEKVAETKTEETKPAAEEKGDSAEETKEEPEKAPEEAPKANGEAAAAAAPEKDEEESDATTEKAEKHKLEDEVSGTPEKKAKVEESKKEEEAAKEAPTEEAAA; this comes from the exons ATGCCAGCCACACGCTCCAGGCCCAG CACCGAGCAAGCCGAGGTGGTTTCTGAGGAGGTGAAGAAGGACGTCGAGGCGTCGCCAGTAAAGGAAAAGGTGGCGGAGACGAAAACG GAGGAGACCAAGCCTGCTGCTGAAGAGAAGGGCGACAGTGCAGAGGAAACTAAGGAAGAGCCAGAGAAGGCTCCCGAGGAGGCCCCCAAGGCAAATGGAG aagctgctgctgctgctgcccctgAGAAAGACGAGGAGGAGTCCGATGCCACCACAGAGAAGGCCGAGAAGCACAAACTGGAGGATGAGGTCAGCGGCACTCCCGAGAAGAAGGCGAAGGTAGAGGAGAGCAAGAAGGAAGAAGAGGCTGCCAAGGAAGCACCCACAGAGGAGGCTGCGGCATGA